Proteins encoded within one genomic window of Novipirellula galeiformis:
- a CDS encoding multiheme c-type cytochrome, with amino-acid sequence MKSIRVRALLGWGALVFAGIAAGLLWMVIDAFQATVVTAEAMPGMNPSAESPTDVSRRFSSNLPPQLQQAVAGWNQLISANFAGDQACAECHEKEFQAHRRSGHSRTLTPIDESSLASKLVELGRYQDPQRDQVFEFSRAKDPLLVREVTNAAGVAVPVTWLLGSGTHAQTPIAVDERTQSGVELRWSYFSSNDQLGLTPDHERFDNFASGTIECFGRPMDAADIRACLGCHSTLTPPPSLPIMKSWVVANVGCERCHGPRKKHVELAHLGHAEEAKPMLQYETAEAYMDACSTCHRDESSVKPDATPNELVRFQPYGIKRSRCYLESPDKMTCSTCHDPHDTVSHNRVVSIDQCKQCHGHASSSECSHQPVGDCIECHMPAVEWTAGISFHDHWIRIPDEIPGEFRGVDSAGSLTASDSPHNDGGE; translated from the coding sequence GTGAAGAGCATTCGTGTTCGCGCCTTGCTGGGATGGGGCGCGTTGGTGTTTGCGGGTATCGCCGCGGGTTTGTTGTGGATGGTGATTGATGCGTTTCAAGCTACCGTCGTGACCGCGGAGGCAATGCCCGGTATGAATCCTTCGGCGGAAAGTCCAACGGATGTTTCGCGACGTTTTTCCAGCAACTTACCGCCTCAGCTGCAGCAGGCGGTGGCGGGATGGAATCAGTTGATTTCAGCAAATTTCGCGGGCGATCAAGCGTGTGCCGAGTGTCATGAAAAAGAATTCCAGGCCCATCGTCGCTCGGGACACTCTCGCACGTTGACCCCGATTGATGAGTCGTCGTTGGCAAGCAAACTTGTCGAGTTGGGCCGTTATCAAGACCCACAGCGTGACCAGGTCTTTGAATTCTCACGGGCCAAAGACCCGTTGTTGGTTCGAGAGGTCACGAATGCCGCCGGCGTTGCGGTTCCCGTGACCTGGTTACTCGGTTCGGGAACGCACGCACAGACTCCGATCGCGGTCGACGAAAGGACGCAGAGCGGGGTGGAGTTGCGGTGGTCCTATTTTTCCTCGAATGATCAGCTGGGATTGACCCCAGATCATGAGCGTTTTGACAATTTTGCGTCGGGGACGATTGAATGTTTTGGGCGTCCAATGGATGCCGCCGACATTCGAGCGTGTTTGGGGTGCCACAGTACGCTGACGCCGCCACCATCGTTGCCGATCATGAAATCCTGGGTGGTTGCTAATGTGGGTTGTGAGCGTTGTCACGGGCCCCGGAAGAAACACGTCGAGCTCGCTCATCTCGGGCACGCTGAGGAAGCCAAACCGATGCTGCAATATGAAACCGCCGAGGCCTACATGGATGCTTGTAGCACTTGTCATCGCGATGAGTCTTCGGTCAAACCCGACGCAACGCCTAACGAATTGGTGCGTTTTCAACCGTATGGCATCAAACGCAGTCGCTGCTATCTAGAGTCTCCCGACAAAATGACCTGTTCCACCTGCCACGACCCGCACGATACCGTGTCGCACAATCGTGTCGTCTCGATTGATCAATGCAAACAATGTCATGGACATGCATCGTCGAGCGAGTGTTCGCATCAGCCTGTGGGTGATTGTATTGAGTGCCACATGCCGGCGGTCGAGTGGACGGCAGGGATCTCGTTTCACGATCACTGGATTCGGATCCCCGATGAGATCCCGGGCGAGTTCCGCGGCGTCGATTCCGCCGGCAGCCTCACTGCGAGCGATTCGCCGCACAATGACGGTGGGGAGTGA
- a CDS encoding tetratricopeptide repeat protein: MTPSPFTFRPVWLVHFGMTIGAVVISSMLLASDGVVQVFGRWDVVGCAFLAALPLALWVAQSFCELARWQKLVIALGGIVTAMAIAVFAASITQLPDQSVVTLTVCRASIAIVVMLSVVLMGAAVMTPPRSPVLVKQAWLSAAMLGVLALLVPAAYVDAVADGIRIDLERSLETRRFALANQQASQFAQLNPGGTVHQKSVRMVQQELSAIVAKLKADVRRPIAAEASVAALGSRITVLMHLDRNQEALRLLEPLTHGERFEPISLDYKGLCYQRLQQMSASLEAYQAAVAYWESQPASDTKQSSLASAWKGIGFAARRLDQRTLEEQAYRELVEVAPSAENHLLLAQCYREHQKTRLAAEHSTMAMQLNPALQSQSESILSSMSMDHFGCLQIPRR, translated from the coding sequence ATGACACCCTCACCGTTTACGTTTCGTCCGGTCTGGCTCGTCCATTTTGGGATGACGATCGGAGCTGTGGTGATCTCTAGCATGCTGCTTGCCTCGGACGGTGTCGTGCAAGTGTTTGGACGTTGGGACGTGGTCGGCTGTGCCTTTTTGGCGGCGCTACCACTGGCGTTATGGGTGGCCCAGTCGTTTTGTGAACTTGCTCGTTGGCAGAAACTGGTCATCGCATTGGGGGGGATCGTCACCGCAATGGCGATTGCGGTGTTTGCCGCGTCGATCACTCAGCTTCCTGACCAAAGTGTCGTCACGCTGACGGTGTGCCGTGCCTCGATCGCAATCGTTGTGATGTTGTCCGTGGTGTTGATGGGGGCGGCCGTGATGACACCGCCCCGCTCACCCGTGTTGGTGAAGCAAGCGTGGCTGTCCGCTGCAATGCTCGGTGTATTGGCGTTGTTGGTTCCCGCGGCCTATGTGGATGCGGTTGCCGATGGGATCCGTATTGATCTCGAACGATCACTCGAAACGCGCCGTTTTGCCTTGGCGAATCAGCAAGCATCGCAGTTCGCCCAGTTGAATCCGGGTGGAACGGTCCATCAGAAATCGGTGCGAATGGTTCAGCAGGAGCTCTCAGCGATCGTGGCAAAGCTCAAGGCAGACGTGCGGCGGCCGATCGCTGCCGAAGCGTCGGTGGCTGCGTTGGGGAGTCGAATCACGGTGCTGATGCACTTGGATCGAAACCAGGAAGCGTTGCGGCTACTCGAGCCTTTGACTCATGGCGAGCGTTTCGAGCCGATCAGTCTGGATTATAAGGGGCTGTGCTACCAGAGACTGCAGCAGATGTCGGCGAGTTTAGAGGCGTACCAGGCGGCGGTGGCGTATTGGGAATCGCAACCCGCGAGCGACACGAAGCAATCAAGCCTCGCGAGTGCATGGAAGGGGATTGGGTTTGCCGCCAGACGACTGGATCAGCGAACGTTGGAGGAACAAGCGTATCGCGAGTTAGTCGAAGTCGCCCCGTCCGCGGAGAATCATTTGTTGTTAGCACAGTGTTACCGCGAGCATCAAAAGACACGCTTGGCGGCGGAGCATTCAACGATGGCGATGCAGTTAAATCCTGCCCTGCAATCGCAATCCGAATCGATTTTGTCGTCGATGTCGATGGATCATTTTGGATGTCTGCAAATCCCGCGTCGCTAG
- a CDS encoding thioredoxin family protein, whose protein sequence is MSHVDKLKTSIVLLLVIFACQFQSASAQDVQWTHSPEQAVQWANQSKRMIIVSVGASWCHYCKKMDRDVWRNPTVARAIASEYVPLKLTDDQHRNLIKSMQISGYPATLIFTPDRRLVARMDGYVAPEKVLQTMQTLRVSIPPAPQVSRRVNPRL, encoded by the coding sequence ATGAGCCATGTTGATAAGCTAAAGACTTCCATCGTGCTGCTGCTAGTCATTTTCGCCTGCCAGTTTCAATCCGCGTCCGCCCAGGATGTTCAGTGGACACACTCGCCCGAGCAAGCGGTTCAGTGGGCAAACCAATCGAAACGAATGATCATCGTATCGGTGGGCGCATCTTGGTGTCACTATTGCAAAAAGATGGATCGCGATGTCTGGCGAAACCCAACGGTGGCGAGGGCGATCGCATCGGAGTATGTGCCGCTAAAGCTAACTGACGATCAACATCGCAATTTGATCAAATCAATGCAGATTAGCGGCTATCCCGCCACGCTGATCTTCACTCCCGATCGGCGTTTGGTGGCTCGCATGGATGGTTATGTGGCCCCTGAGAAAGTGTTGCAAACAATGCAAACCCTTCGTGTCTCGATCCCGCCCGCCCCGCAGGTCTCTCGCCGTGTCAATCCACGGCTATAA
- a CDS encoding alpha-amylase/4-alpha-glucanotransferase domain-containing protein, with protein MTPHAYLCLVLHNHQPIGNFDGVFEQAYQDSYLPFLEVFEPFESLRISLHTSGPLMMWLADRHPEYIDRLRMLVESGRVEIIGGPQYEPILAMLPRRDRIGQIQAYGNWLHRTLGVRPRGMWTPERVWESSLTSDVVDAGIEYTVLDDFHFRAAGLRDPQLTGYYLTEDDGRVLRVFPGSEPLRYTIPFQAVDATIEHCREQAHRSPGVVLTFGDDGEKFGTWPDTKVHVYENGWLRSLFESLCENSAWLKTVTLEEAVSQTAPVGKVYLPDCSYREMTDWALPVEAQETFDDVSHAMDDQPQWTELKNFVRGGYWRNFKTKYEETNEMYARMMHVSRQLAELEASGHGTGEIAQIRDDLYRGQCNCPYWHGAFGGIYLPHLRNAVFQHLIAADNQIQHLGGANEQTIEASAADYNFDGLQEVRLSNNRLCAWIAPGRGGRMYELDVRDIQHNLLATLQRRPESYHRKVLAGPNDGGDQVASIHDRVVFKQADLDQRLQYDRFARKSLMDHFYDNDADLQNVARGEATERGDFVELPFETKLRRGSDRVQVQMRRDGNAWGIPITLTKAVTMYAGSDRLTITYLLENVPQNQPLHFAIEMNFAGLPSGADDRYFSDVNGDRLGQLGEELDLENALGLSLSDRWLGIDVALEINRPSSIWAFPIQTVSQSESGFELVHQSVCVQPHWIVTGDENGRWSVEFELAARCEQKSQTVHEQEVIRL; from the coding sequence ATGACGCCGCACGCTTACCTGTGTTTGGTTCTCCACAACCATCAACCCATCGGCAACTTCGATGGCGTCTTCGAACAAGCCTACCAGGACAGCTACCTTCCGTTCTTGGAGGTTTTCGAGCCTTTTGAATCGCTACGAATTTCGCTGCATACCTCCGGCCCGTTGATGATGTGGTTGGCCGATCGGCACCCCGAGTACATCGACCGTTTGCGCATGCTTGTCGAATCGGGACGGGTTGAGATTATCGGTGGCCCGCAATATGAACCGATCCTTGCGATGTTGCCACGTCGCGATCGCATCGGGCAAATCCAGGCATACGGCAACTGGCTGCATCGAACGCTCGGCGTCCGCCCGCGTGGGATGTGGACGCCCGAACGCGTCTGGGAATCTTCGCTGACAAGCGATGTCGTTGACGCAGGCATCGAGTACACCGTGCTTGACGATTTCCACTTCCGCGCCGCGGGCCTTCGCGACCCGCAACTCACCGGCTATTACTTGACCGAAGATGACGGCCGCGTGCTGCGCGTCTTCCCAGGCTCCGAACCCCTTCGTTACACGATCCCGTTCCAAGCGGTCGACGCCACGATTGAGCATTGTCGCGAACAAGCGCACCGCTCGCCGGGCGTGGTCCTGACCTTCGGCGACGACGGTGAAAAATTCGGCACATGGCCGGACACCAAAGTTCACGTTTATGAAAACGGATGGCTGCGTTCGCTGTTTGAATCGCTGTGCGAAAATTCCGCATGGCTGAAAACGGTCACCCTCGAAGAAGCGGTTAGCCAAACCGCGCCGGTCGGCAAGGTGTACCTGCCCGATTGCAGTTACCGTGAAATGACCGACTGGGCCCTTCCGGTGGAAGCTCAAGAAACGTTTGACGACGTCAGCCACGCGATGGACGATCAACCGCAGTGGACAGAACTCAAAAACTTTGTACGCGGAGGCTACTGGCGCAACTTTAAAACCAAGTACGAAGAAACCAATGAAATGTACGCGCGGATGATGCACGTCAGCCGCCAACTTGCGGAACTCGAAGCGAGCGGACACGGCACTGGCGAGATCGCTCAAATTCGCGACGACTTGTATCGCGGACAATGCAACTGCCCTTACTGGCACGGCGCGTTTGGCGGTATCTACCTGCCTCACTTGCGCAACGCAGTGTTCCAACACTTGATTGCGGCTGATAACCAAATCCAGCATTTGGGCGGCGCAAACGAGCAAACCATCGAAGCCAGCGCTGCCGATTATAATTTCGACGGACTCCAAGAAGTCCGGTTGAGCAACAACCGACTCTGTGCCTGGATCGCGCCGGGGCGCGGCGGACGGATGTACGAACTTGATGTGCGTGACATTCAACACAACTTGTTGGCGACGCTGCAACGGCGGCCCGAAAGCTACCATCGCAAAGTGCTCGCAGGCCCCAACGATGGCGGTGACCAAGTGGCAAGCATCCACGACCGCGTTGTCTTCAAACAAGCCGATCTCGATCAACGACTTCAATACGATCGATTCGCTCGCAAGAGTTTGATGGACCATTTCTACGACAACGACGCCGACCTTCAAAACGTCGCACGCGGTGAAGCGACCGAACGAGGCGACTTTGTAGAACTTCCGTTCGAAACCAAACTGCGGCGCGGCTCCGATCGCGTTCAAGTCCAAATGCGACGCGATGGCAATGCCTGGGGAATTCCGATCACGTTGACCAAAGCGGTCACCATGTACGCCGGGAGCGATCGCTTGACGATCACCTACTTGCTTGAAAACGTGCCACAAAATCAACCGCTGCACTTTGCCATCGAGATGAACTTTGCCGGCCTGCCATCGGGTGCCGATGATCGTTACTTCTCGGATGTCAACGGCGATCGCCTCGGACAACTCGGTGAAGAACTCGACCTCGAAAATGCACTTGGCCTGAGCCTATCGGACCGCTGGCTCGGCATCGATGTCGCACTCGAGATCAATCGTCCAAGTAGTATTTGGGCGTTCCCGATTCAAACGGTTAGTCAAAGCGAATCAGGGTTCGAACTTGTCCACCAAAGCGTTTGCGTGCAACCTCACTGGATTGTCACCGGCGACGAAAATGGTCGCTGGAGTGTCGAGTTCGAACTGGCCGCTCGCTGCGAGCAAAAATCGCAAACCGTTCACGAACAAGAAGTGATCCGGCTGTAG
- a CDS encoding galactose-1-phosphate uridylyltransferase yields the protein MQMDASVRSVTGIRSATAITTDARACAQSRMDPITGDWTIFAPHRDSRPDQFGSELRNSPSVGIDCPFCAGEELSTPAPVWVAKINPDESFQAFAPSPNDGPASQYDIADWSVRVVPNKYPAVTGTATREPLHDPPARSNPLFLSREVVGGHEVIIESPSHVQSISELDLPEIKLMLFAYQQRLQYWRNQPGIQYISVFKNVGGDAGASLQHSHSQLLATDQMPNSVETINERMRSHQARTGCCLQCDIVRAELKQKQRIVAQTDSLVAYCPYASHLPMLLRVTTKEHLDHFDQLPFDVLDELARLIQRMTGWLESLVPNASYNLLLHTRPPGAHGNPDAFHWSLEFFPRISRVAGFEWSSQCMINTVLPEVATEKYRQCVAAENPRRVL from the coding sequence ATGCAGATGGATGCATCGGTTCGCAGTGTGACCGGTATTCGCAGTGCAACCGCGATCACGACGGATGCACGTGCCTGTGCCCAATCGCGAATGGATCCAATCACGGGTGATTGGACCATCTTTGCCCCTCATCGCGATTCGCGGCCGGATCAGTTCGGATCCGAACTTCGCAACTCACCCAGCGTTGGAATCGATTGCCCGTTTTGTGCTGGCGAAGAACTCTCCACCCCAGCCCCGGTTTGGGTTGCCAAAATCAACCCGGATGAAAGCTTTCAGGCTTTCGCTCCTTCACCCAACGATGGCCCCGCATCCCAATACGACATCGCGGATTGGTCGGTCCGTGTCGTTCCCAACAAATACCCTGCGGTAACAGGCACCGCGACTCGTGAACCTCTCCACGATCCCCCGGCACGCAGCAACCCGTTGTTTCTTAGTCGCGAGGTCGTAGGCGGACACGAGGTGATCATTGAATCACCAAGCCACGTTCAATCGATCAGCGAATTGGATTTGCCGGAAATCAAACTGATGCTGTTTGCCTACCAACAGCGTCTGCAATACTGGCGAAACCAGCCAGGCATCCAATACATCAGCGTGTTCAAGAATGTCGGTGGCGATGCGGGTGCTTCGCTTCAACACAGCCACAGCCAATTGCTAGCCACTGACCAAATGCCCAATTCGGTGGAAACGATCAACGAACGGATGCGGTCGCACCAAGCCCGCACGGGCTGCTGTTTGCAGTGTGATATCGTTCGCGCCGAACTGAAGCAAAAACAACGGATCGTGGCGCAGACGGATTCGCTTGTTGCTTACTGTCCTTATGCCAGCCATTTGCCGATGCTGCTTCGCGTGACGACCAAGGAGCACTTGGATCATTTTGACCAACTTCCTTTTGACGTGCTCGATGAACTCGCTCGATTGATCCAACGCATGACGGGCTGGCTTGAATCGCTCGTCCCCAACGCCTCCTACAACCTGCTACTTCACACACGTCCCCCGGGTGCCCACGGCAACCCGGACGCATTCCATTGGTCGCTGGAGTTCTTCCCGCGGATCTCACGCGTGGCAGGCTTCGAGTGGAGCAGCCAATGCATGATCAACACGGTACTTCCGGAGGTCGCAACGGAAAAATACCGCCAATGCGTCGCCGCCGAGAATCCTCGACGCGTGCTGTAG
- the glgA gene encoding glycogen synthase GlgA translates to MNIVFLSTEAVPFAKTGGLADVCGTLPSKVAALGHQTAVIMPAFRSIRSAGLPIESTDTSFAVPMSRQKLVGARLLKSHLPEQQVPVWFIDQPQYFDRESLYGTSTGDYPDNAERFAFFCRAALQTIARLEWPVDIVHCNDWQTGLIPAMMAAQPDASPWIKNAATIFTVHNLAYQGHFDREAFRWTGLDWKHFNSNEFEYYNHLNFLKTGIISADMITTVSPKYADEICGPEQGCGLDEVLRGRSSRLSGIINGIDEAVWNPETDKKLAATYDTRFYKQGKLANKRAIQHRFGLEPDESLPMLGLVGRLASQKGWDMILPVIRSHLTEDRPTQWVVLGSGEARYEEELRKLAQAFPKHFALYLGFSDELAHQIEAASDIFLMPSLYEPCGLNQLYSLRYGTIPVVTRTGGLANTVVDCSDATLADGTATGFFVPEMNAASLDETIGRALHLRYHEKEKWEQIIQTGMAQDFSWRNSADQYVELYARTIALKKGTALPDCEASDALI, encoded by the coding sequence TTGAATATTGTCTTCCTATCGACTGAAGCCGTCCCGTTTGCCAAGACGGGCGGTCTTGCCGACGTGTGCGGCACCCTTCCCTCGAAGGTCGCCGCCTTGGGGCATCAAACGGCGGTGATCATGCCGGCCTTTCGCAGCATTCGCAGCGCGGGATTGCCAATCGAGTCGACAGACACCAGTTTTGCGGTCCCCATGAGTCGGCAAAAACTCGTGGGAGCGAGGTTGCTCAAATCGCACTTGCCCGAACAGCAGGTGCCGGTTTGGTTTATCGACCAACCACAGTATTTCGACCGCGAATCGCTGTATGGGACCTCCACAGGCGACTACCCGGACAATGCCGAGCGATTTGCCTTCTTTTGTCGAGCCGCTCTGCAAACGATCGCGCGGCTTGAATGGCCGGTCGACATCGTCCATTGCAATGATTGGCAAACCGGCTTGATTCCCGCGATGATGGCGGCCCAGCCCGATGCGTCCCCTTGGATCAAAAACGCGGCCACCATCTTCACCGTTCACAATCTGGCCTATCAAGGACATTTTGATCGCGAAGCGTTTCGCTGGACCGGACTCGATTGGAAACACTTCAATTCCAATGAATTCGAGTATTACAACCACTTAAACTTCTTAAAAACCGGCATCATTAGTGCTGACATGATCACGACGGTCAGCCCCAAATACGCCGACGAGATCTGTGGACCCGAGCAAGGCTGTGGTCTCGACGAAGTGCTGCGAGGACGCTCGTCGCGCCTTTCGGGAATCATTAACGGGATCGATGAAGCCGTTTGGAACCCAGAAACCGACAAGAAGCTGGCCGCTACTTACGACACTCGGTTTTACAAACAAGGCAAACTCGCGAACAAGCGTGCCATCCAACATCGCTTCGGTCTAGAGCCCGACGAGTCGCTGCCCATGCTCGGGCTGGTCGGACGCCTCGCCAGCCAGAAAGGCTGGGACATGATTTTACCCGTGATCCGATCGCACCTAACGGAAGATCGCCCAACGCAATGGGTTGTATTGGGTAGCGGAGAAGCCCGCTACGAAGAAGAGCTTCGTAAGCTAGCACAAGCCTTCCCGAAGCACTTTGCGCTGTACCTCGGATTCAGCGACGAATTGGCTCATCAAATCGAAGCGGCCTCGGACATCTTTCTGATGCCGAGTTTGTACGAACCGTGTGGCTTAAACCAATTGTACAGTCTTCGTTATGGCACCATTCCGGTCGTTACGCGAACGGGCGGATTAGCGAATACCGTGGTCGATTGCAGCGACGCGACCCTCGCCGACGGCACCGCGACGGGATTCTTCGTGCCTGAGATGAACGCAGCATCGCTAGACGAAACAATCGGGCGAGCTTTACATTTGCGTTATCATGAAAAAGAAAAATGGGAACAAATTATCCAAACCGGAATGGCGCAAGATTTCTCCTGGCGGAACAGCGCGGACCAATACGTTGAACTTTACGCAAGAACGATTGCCCTTAAGAAAGGCACAGCTTTACCCGACTGCGAAGCTTCCGACGCACTGATTTAG
- a CDS encoding serine/threonine protein kinase yields the protein MAVALSEFWTRLVRNGVTDASGCKRYAAGYAEKTGGLPPDDAVSLAKYLVKTGALTPFQAKSLLGSEAVPILHGRYLQTALAAAVPLSRWLPVVRQEAGSAKPAVGVLFRTTPEQLSGGRDQWVAAHAGVTSDTLQSIELDSVDDNIVVYSPLPSGASLSASLKAGAKLSPKKACEIAIAVCDALAALHASSLWHGEVRTDRVWIGKDGSVRLLRDPSGPAVSPQLENPFAWLDRSESPTAYAAPELTDPSAACSAASDIYSLGCLIYRLVIGELPFSADSPAEMMSQHATVTPAPIAAAVAAGESGDPLLRVVAFAMARNPASRFATVSQFADALRATATMIESAAAEPAAAEPTSSSRPVVTETVAPALLTPTPAPAPAPAIRTQSEAESAETPVVAIDRDDSPASQSHAPPVAVSEPSEPDSSPSLPRRRRRKRKSNKAPFILGGLCVAVLMLMIMLLVGGTGKQQTVTKKRTRPPVPDRVPSVTGASRNSETKQPAKSAGVQTPSDTLGYQVVDDDRLLWLPPFATETSAPLSMLPPGPAVIVSVNLASLRSNPKGALFLDSLAPDLQGLLDQSVARAKVPIEKMNRLSMAMHKGKEGWPEVSLAVTLREPTPLDSLVKAWDVSASRTPEGVTLYAGDEVDSDAYFVGDVDANGNRVTAFAVASIARTKEVAENAGANILLPRSMQSLWDATSAETDFVVIATPNFLFADARNLLLDGAPRLVAPLKSFLIPNVAAAMMLAHFDDERLYAEVRLSPSGGISEASLMKHLNEAVDATPQWAKDFVLDAVPDSSWRLLANQLPAMMSFLSRYARYGVADRAAIGNAYLPADAASQITLATLFAINTTGNATGVVAATASKKTLTVEELLSQKMSVTFEQESLEFGIDIIAEQFAAFLPEGTEVPPMRIIGGDLQKMGITQNQQIRGFAKKDMPFRQVLTDLLLGANPDKTATGSHDAKQALVWVVADDPTRPGKKELLVTTRQAAEGKYELPAEFVLQP from the coding sequence ATGGCGGTCGCACTTAGCGAGTTCTGGACAAGGTTGGTTCGTAACGGCGTAACCGATGCGTCAGGCTGTAAGCGTTATGCAGCCGGTTACGCTGAGAAAACGGGTGGACTGCCTCCCGATGATGCCGTCTCCTTGGCAAAGTATTTGGTCAAGACGGGAGCGCTGACTCCGTTCCAAGCAAAGTCGCTACTGGGGTCCGAGGCGGTGCCGATTCTGCACGGACGTTACCTGCAAACCGCGTTGGCCGCCGCAGTTCCGTTGAGCCGTTGGTTGCCGGTGGTGCGCCAAGAAGCCGGCTCGGCCAAACCAGCCGTAGGCGTGCTGTTTCGTACCACACCGGAACAGCTCAGCGGCGGTCGTGACCAATGGGTTGCCGCCCATGCGGGGGTCACCAGCGATACACTCCAGTCCATCGAATTGGATTCGGTCGACGACAACATTGTCGTCTATTCACCGCTGCCTAGCGGTGCTTCGTTATCGGCATCGTTGAAAGCGGGGGCGAAGCTGAGTCCCAAAAAGGCTTGTGAGATCGCGATTGCGGTTTGCGATGCGTTAGCCGCTTTGCATGCGAGTTCGTTATGGCACGGCGAGGTGCGGACCGATCGTGTGTGGATTGGCAAAGATGGTTCGGTTCGGTTGTTGCGAGATCCATCGGGACCGGCGGTTTCACCGCAATTGGAGAACCCTTTTGCTTGGCTGGATCGCTCTGAATCACCGACCGCTTATGCCGCCCCCGAACTGACCGATCCCTCGGCTGCGTGCAGTGCCGCCAGCGACATTTATTCGTTGGGGTGTTTGATCTATCGCTTGGTGATTGGCGAATTGCCTTTCTCAGCCGATTCGCCTGCCGAGATGATGTCGCAGCATGCCACGGTGACCCCCGCGCCGATTGCCGCAGCGGTTGCCGCAGGTGAGTCAGGCGATCCACTGCTGCGCGTGGTGGCGTTCGCGATGGCCAGGAATCCAGCATCCCGCTTCGCCACGGTCTCGCAGTTCGCCGACGCGCTCCGCGCGACCGCCACGATGATCGAGTCTGCGGCGGCGGAGCCTGCGGCGGCGGAGCCGACTTCGTCATCAAGGCCGGTCGTCACCGAGACGGTAGCGCCAGCGTTGCTCACACCCACACCTGCACCCGCTCCCGCTCCCGCGATTCGCACGCAATCCGAAGCGGAGTCTGCGGAAACGCCCGTGGTTGCGATCGATCGAGACGACTCACCAGCCTCCCAGTCGCATGCTCCGCCGGTCGCGGTTTCTGAACCATCCGAGCCCGATTCGTCACCGTCCCTGCCTCGACGTCGACGCCGAAAGCGAAAGTCGAACAAAGCACCGTTCATCCTGGGCGGTTTGTGTGTTGCCGTTTTAATGCTGATGATCATGTTGCTTGTCGGAGGCACTGGCAAACAACAAACCGTTACAAAGAAACGCACCCGACCGCCGGTGCCCGATCGTGTTCCTTCGGTGACCGGAGCATCCCGCAATTCCGAAACAAAGCAGCCCGCCAAGTCTGCTGGAGTTCAAACGCCATCCGATACGTTGGGTTACCAAGTGGTTGACGATGATCGTTTGTTGTGGCTGCCGCCGTTTGCAACAGAGACGTCTGCGCCGTTGTCAATGTTGCCGCCGGGGCCTGCGGTGATTGTTTCGGTGAATCTCGCCTCGTTGCGCTCCAATCCCAAGGGCGCCTTGTTCTTGGATTCGCTCGCTCCGGATTTACAAGGGTTGCTCGATCAATCGGTTGCACGTGCGAAGGTTCCAATCGAAAAAATGAATCGGTTGTCGATGGCGATGCACAAAGGCAAAGAGGGGTGGCCCGAAGTCTCGCTGGCGGTAACACTTCGCGAACCCACACCGCTCGATTCTCTCGTCAAGGCGTGGGACGTTTCCGCCTCGCGTACGCCGGAGGGGGTGACCTTGTATGCAGGAGACGAAGTTGATTCCGATGCTTATTTTGTCGGGGATGTCGATGCCAACGGGAATCGTGTGACTGCGTTCGCCGTCGCATCGATTGCCCGAACCAAGGAGGTCGCGGAGAACGCCGGAGCCAATATTCTCTTGCCACGAAGCATGCAATCGCTGTGGGATGCGACCAGTGCGGAAACTGACTTTGTCGTGATCGCAACTCCAAATTTCCTGTTCGCCGATGCACGCAACTTGTTGCTTGATGGAGCACCGCGATTGGTCGCTCCGCTGAAGTCGTTTTTGATACCCAATGTTGCGGCCGCGATGATGCTCGCCCATTTTGACGACGAACGGCTTTATGCGGAGGTGCGTTTGTCACCTAGTGGCGGTATCAGCGAAGCGTCGTTGATGAAACACTTGAATGAAGCGGTCGATGCGACGCCGCAGTGGGCTAAAGACTTTGTGCTCGATGCCGTGCCTGACTCCTCATGGCGGCTGTTGGCGAACCAGTTGCCTGCGATGATGAGTTTTCTCAGCCGTTATGCTCGCTACGGTGTGGCGGATCGAGCCGCGATCGGCAACGCCTATTTGCCTGCCGATGCCGCCTCGCAAATCACGTTGGCGACGCTGTTTGCCATCAATACGACGGGTAATGCAACAGGGGTGGTGGCTGCGACGGCTTCCAAGAAGACGCTCACGGTGGAGGAGCTCCTCTCGCAAAAAATGTCGGTAACCTTTGAGCAGGAATCACTCGAGTTCGGGATCGATATTATTGCCGAACAATTCGCAGCCTTTCTGCCCGAGGGGACTGAAGTGCCACCGATGCGGATCATCGGGGGCGATTTGCAAAAAATGGGGATCACTCAGAATCAGCAAATTCGCGGCTTTGCGAAAAAGGATATGCCGTTTCGGCAAGTGTTGACCGATCTACTGCTGGGCGCAAATCCCGATAAGACCGCAACCGGCTCGCATGACGCGAAGCAGGCTTTGGTTTGGGTGGTCGCCGATGATCCCACTCGCCCTGGCAAGAAGGAACTCTTGGTCACGACACGGCAAGCGGCCGAGGGCAAGTATGAATTGCCCGCCGAATTCGTGCTCCAGCCTTAG